CAGATATTACTCTGCAGTCTGCAACttagaaaacttaaaaatatcaCCCTCCTTTGTTTACTATGCACACAACCTCTGGAAGAACGCTTTGCCTGAACTTGTTTGCCTACTTACGCAGATGAATTTCCAACAAAGGAAACCACAGTAGGTGGTTTATGTGAAGACACAACAGCTGCATCTTTTTATTGTTCACCAGCAAGACAGAAATGTTCTGTAATTATATGCCTGTGACCTCTGTTTGCTCAGATCTGTCgtcattttcatctgtgaaaCAGCTTTGGATATACAGATATACAACATTTTAAAGTATTACCATGCAGAGTTTGGAAGTTGGAAGCTACATGTACAAACAGACATTTGAGCTGAACACTTTCCGACCATGTTTAAAAACCAGATACAACTTTTAGGGATGAActaattcagtattttttaaaacctggTTACACATGGAAAAGCACCTGAAATATGTTCTtaaaattcacttttatttatacaCCCCAACAAAGCTACAAGGATTTGACAACCtcttttttctccaaaacatTTCATGCTGTGATAACATCAAGTTGAGAGTATGTGTgggattgtgtttttttgttgttgttgttgatgttgtttgtttttgttttttcgaGGGTTTAGCTGGCACTAACTTGaaatttttgtcatattttgtccAAACAATAAATTGTAGAGATGAAGGTGAAAATTTGGTAATTGACATTCAAGGTATGCTGCCTTGAATCAGGGTGGCAAGCGGTCACACAGTCACCTCATGTTGCCAACATTAACCCTCGCTGAGAGACCATATCTGAGCAGGATTTAACATTTGAGCTCATGGAGACAACTGCATCCAGGGAGATCGCTTTCCTAGCTGTTCGTGCTGCTGGACCACCTACTGAAGGCTTAAAATCCAGCTTCCTTCAGTCCCGAGAATCAATTTGGTTTAGCTGACAGCCCTTTAAAAGCTGCAGCTAAGGAATAATCTGGCATTGCCGAATCTTTAGAGGGTCAGTTCAGCCCAGTGGGGGGAAAAACAACCTATTGGTATATCATATTAGCCATATTATAGGTCATATTAGCCATGCATGCTGCAGATGTGAATAACAGCATGTCTGTGAATTATCCTGTTTAAGGAAAGACTAGTTGCCATTGAGTAAAATACCATTTTCTGATGCTTTAACCAGGAAATAATAGATGCCACTAAAATTAATGGGCCAGTTCAATCAGAAAGACTAAATGATGAGACCGCTACGAGGGAAACATAGAATGGTGATTTTATTGAGACAAGCAGATTTTTTGGCGATTAGACCCCGGCAGGAAGAGGATCACCTTGGACAGCTGGTGAGCCTGGCCGAGGCTTCCGCAGGCCGAGAACTTCCCCCCGGAGCCTagacctggtggtggtggtggaggatggACCTGAAGTTGGGGAGGTCTTTGTGGAGGGGACTCGATCTAGGGGTAGAAGGCAGTGTGAGGTGTCCGCAGATGGGTGGTGCAGGGGTGGAGGTGCGTCGTGCGGTTTCATTGCTGaaagacagctgaatgacagctgaatgacagtCAGTCTTTCTGACTGAACTTCCGCTAAgcttcatttgtctgtttttttgtgatgaCATGATATTTTATATTCAAGTGTTCACTTTTTGACTCAGTCTGAATTCAGCATCTTCCATCTTCTCGGCTGAGCATTGGAGCTAACACAATTAGGACTGTTACACCGCCACTAGGCTGCTGTAGCCCTTTAAGGACAGAGAACAGACTATCACAGAGGACAAGCTTCCACTCACTACGCAAGCCCCGCGTGTCATGGCTGACCTTTCCTTTCTCTTGCACTGTCTCCACTCATTAGCTTTTCTCAGTGGCAGATACACCGTACAAAGCTTACCGCCACTGTCTAAACTCAGTCTGATAACAACTTGAGCAAACTCTTCCATTCTGACACAACAGTTGAGACACAGTAAGAAGGGTTGTTGGGTTGATAACTGCTCTCATCTTCGGTGCCATATTCTAACCACCCTTGAACTCATTTGCTCTTTGAGGGCAGCAGATAACTCCTATCTACAGATGTGTTAATTGGGCTTTCAGAAGGAAGTCAGCATATTAAAGTAGTCTGGGGGCTCGCTGGCGAAGCAGACCAAAGCCTCGGGAAATCACATGTGATTCAAGCTGACCTTCATCTAATGTGCAGTCTGGGGACTGTACAAAGCTCGGCTGTATTAGATTTGCCAACACTGGCAGAAAAAAATACCACCACAGTATTTCTAACTATCCACAGAAATACCCAGGAGCCATGACGTGGTGCATAAATTTATTTCAACatatattaacattttgtttcttctcttttttcattttgttaaagaCACAATACGTACAGTATTTACATTAGATTTTACAACAACACTTGCTGGCAGAAAACAGTTTGATCATTTGATCAAGAGAAACTGGGTAAGAGGAAGGCTACTCTCTAGAACTTCAATAAAACTTTATATAATTTGACACCTCATCATTAAACTTGATAATTCCTGTCATAACAGTCCATGAGAAACAACAGTGCACATTGCTAGCAGTCTAATGATGATAATGGCTATGATGTATAACACAGGCACAGCTGCTCACATCACAACACTGTATCTTGTCATGTTGCGGGATGCTTGTTTACATGTGTGCGTTGTGTTGTTCATGTTGTGATCTGTCATGTTGTGTCCTGTTGTGCTGTGACATGCTGTGATGTGTCATGTTGTCGTATGTCATGTTATGATGTGTCACTGTTGTGTGtcttgttgtgttgtgtcatgcTGTGATGTGTCATGTTGTAGTGCATCATGTTATGATGTCATGTTCTGATGCATTATGTTGTATTGCGTCATATTGTGTTGTCATGTTATAGTGCATCATGTTGTGTTGCATCATGTTGTGTTGCGTCATATTATGGTGTGTCATGTAATGATGCGCCATCATGTGAAGAATTATTTTATGGTGTGTCATGTTGTGATGTTATATATTATTGATGGATCTTATTATGACGCATTATTATGATGCATCTTGTTATGATGTGTCATGTTGTGTTGCATCATGTTATGATGCCTTATGTTTGTTGTGTTACGTTATGTTGCATTGATCCTGTTATGCTGCATCATGTAATGTTACATTGTGTCATGTTATATCCCATTTTATTATGTTCCGCAATAATATAATGTCATGCCACCCTTTGTTATGTTATGTTGCATTAAGTTATGCTGTGTTGACTTGTGTTACTTGACCTTATGCACAGGATAAAAAAGTCCATCTAATCCCTGTCCTTTTGTTGTGAGACAGGACTGATTCACATCTACAGTCTGCTGATGGATTACCTTTTGACAAATGCTTATGAGGCAGCCAGCATCTCAGCATACAACACATCCCTTTGACAGGGCTTCAGCCTCAATCAGGTCACCTTTACTGAATCAAgagtaaagacagaaagagacaaggaAAATGACAGGGACCATCAACAGCTTCGATTATGCTGGATGAGACTGGATAAAGACTTTGGTCTGTGAACTGGCTCATAAAATACAGGAAAAGTGTAACTGCAGAAATGTGTCATCCGGTATAATAAGCTCAGCAACTGTCATGAGGAGCTGTGGATGACTGGGAGGGGGGTTGGTGACCAGTTGTTTCATTTGGGCACAATTAGACTTGATGTTCAAGAGGAGGACAGAAGCTGAACCAGAGCAGCACCAGCACTGTCACTATAGCGACAGAGCTGATGGGCTGTCATGGGAGGAGTGGGGAAATAAGAAAAGTGAAGATaagcacacatttacacacatatatatagacacagacacacacctgactgACATAACAGTAACGCAATTcaagcaagaaaaaaatggtAATGAGCGTGCATTGAGGCATTCACACTGAACATGCGGTgcttttttgatgttttcataaTTAGCTGTATCTCTTTGGAAGCTGCGGCTGTAGCTGTGCGTTGGTCAAGATCTATCAACACCTCGCAGAACGTTAATGGCTGACACCGAGGTCATCCCTccagacaaaaaaacatctggGCTCTGCTATTCGAGTGACACATTTGGATGGATTCccagagagaggcagggtgaTTAAATTAAAGGTGAGCACAGAGGGGGTGCGACAACATATTCTGAGAGGTCGGGattgtgtgtttaatgttgcaTCCTGATAATCAAATATTGGAACACCCTTTGCGATGCTGTTTTATGATGCTGGAAAATTAATTTGTGAGGTGTTGACCTGGAAAGCAGCACTGATCTTTAACTGACTGAAAGACAGACTGGCGCTGTACTCATTGACAACAAAGATGCACAATGATTGTACACAGAAAATGGATGTTGCTCTTGAGAGGGCTATGGCGACAGGGAAATGAGTGATGTCTGTTCACCAATTTGTCTGTCATACCTGGTCCAGTTCAGAAACaacccaaaacagaaaaagaaaatagagaaCAGCGACTGCTACCATGTTATACATTGTGATAGGCTTTAGATCATATCTGTATATATTTAATTTCTTGTGATAGACTGTACATTCTGTCATATTATGTtgctacatacagtacattgccccgacagtaaatgtaaaaccCTAAAACCCCTTTCCTTGTCGTAGAAAATTAGTACAGCTACATAGTTGAACTACCTGATAGTACGGTGCACTCCTAGAAATATCAAATTATTTACAATAAagagttgttgttttctctAAGAGTTCTCCTCCTTTACAAAAATCTTGTGCTTTAGcatttgaaacacacacatacacgtccaaacacacacagcaggtagaaaagaaacaataaaaatacatttcttctcctcttccttggTTCATCACCTTCCGAAAATGTACAATCCCTGTATTCTACTGTGTTACAATGGAGATGAATCTCATTGAGAGCAGTTCAGAAGCAGCAGATGTGTCCTCCAGCCAGTCAATGGATTCCCATTAATAATAAAAGAGGAAGTGACCCACTGTAGTGTCCTGAGGTGATGTCTATCACTGAGaatctgtctctcagtctaGACACCTACATGAAAAGACATCTCATACAAACTGCTACATCAGGGTTTCtcttttatcttatttttttctttagaacACTTTCTCTTTAAAAAGTCTTAGACAAATTTTATGCATTGGAAGTTGGCAGGAAGTCGGAGAAATGGCGGACGAATGTAGTTGCGTAGATTGCCAGATCACGGGCCTCTGTCTGAACAGCATCATCTGCTCAGATAACGTTTTGGCCTCCCTGGAGcttatattcagacacaaataaaCTCTAAAGTAAAAGGACCTGGACTGACGagtgagaaaagacagaatccaTTTTCATGAAGTAACCAATTATAGAGTCATTAGCACCACCACAGTGTATGGggctgaaaacacaaatgtctggATGGCAGAATAAACTGCTGAGAGGAGCGTCATCAGTGGACTGTTAAATGCTGCCTGCATGGCTTCTCAGCTTGGGAAGCAGTCTTTGGTCACAAATCAAAACCTAAACTGCATGTGCCAATGATGAAGCTGTCCAAGTGTGTACCGCTGATTGATGATGTCCATTTTCGCAGCAGTGGATGTGATCCTGAGCTTCTCTTTCATGGTTAAAGTACCTCTGCTTTTTCACTGGAGTCTCTGTGGTAGTCATTAACACCTCTTCACAGCTTGTTATTACTGTGAAAAGCCATCTAGTCTACAGCACTAACATTAGTGTGGTCACACACAGATTTCGATGGCCGTTGCCATCACCATCTGGCTTTTGTTCTTGTCTCGGCCTGGAGACTGGTGCTGTCCAGACTCCTCTCTTGGGAGACAACGGGTCGGAGAGGACACTACGTTTGAGTGGTGCCGGGCGCAGGCAGGATGTTCCAGGAGGGGTGGAGGGCTCGGGGTGTCTGTGGGAGGAACGTGATGAAGtggatgtggaggaggaagtgCAACTGCCAGTACACACTCCCGAGCttgacctctcacctctcttgGCTCGGCAAGATGCTCTGCGCCTGAGCTCGCTGACCAGCTCATACTTGACGAAGCAGAAGACGTCCTTGACTCCGCAGCGTTTTTCCGGCTCGGCGGCGAGCAGCCTCTGAAACATGCGCAGAGCGTCGTCGGTGAAGCGGCGCCATTGAGACGGGTACGTTCCCACCGGACACCCCGCTTTCTGCCAGCGTCGAAACTCCTCGTAGAAGGCGTCAGCCGGCAGCGCCGCCTCCCAGGGGAAGTTGCCCGTTAGCATACAGAAAACCAGCACGCCGAAGGCCCACACGTCCAGACTGGTGGTCACGAGGAAACCCTCAGCACGACTGGCGCGGCACACCTCTGGTGCTGTATAGGGGATGGTGCCGCTCACCCGTTTCACACGGCAGCCCACGCGCCGGGTCATGCCAAAGTCTGCCAGCTTGATACGGCGGCACTCGCGATCAAACAAGAGCACATTCTCAGGTTTGACGTCCCGATGCACCAGGTTTTTACTGTGCATGAAGTCCAGGGCCAGGCCAAGTTGTTGCATGCAGCGTTTGACCATTTCCTCTGGCAGACCCACCTGAGATTAAAACAGAGTGGAGCGAGAAACAAGGAGAGTtgggaggcagaaagagagagagagagaaaaaaaatgagatttTGATTAATACAGCATAATTAGATACAGCACTGTGTAGGAGGTGAGACTATAGGAGGTGACACAAGAAAAGAGCTTTGTGGTGAAATTACAgttctgtttaaaaagaaaggTGATGGTTGGGTTGAGTGGACGAATGGAAGTACAGTGAAAAGTGATATGCTACTCTAAAAgggaaaactgaaacaaaagagTCTCAGCTCTGAGTTCCGCTGCAACCATTTTTAATGAGTCTTCAGAAGAACCCTGAAGTCGAGCGCTCCCTGCACATCAGCTGGAATAGCACTAAAACAAAGTGAGAGCTCTGTGCGGAGATAAAACCGGGACGAAGACAAGGCTCCGATCCCCGGAGATCTTGTTAAAACCGCCGTGTCTGAACATGGCGGCTGATTGGATCAGCCCCGGCTGAGCGAGGGTACTGAttggtggagggagggatgatGGCGTTACCTGCGGGGGGATGATGTCGAAGAGGTCCCCGGCGGGTGCATATTCTTGTCCAAACACGTAGCTGTCCTCCGTCTCAAAAAGCACGTCCAGGACTTTGATGATGAAAGGGCTGCAGCTAAGTGAGCCTGTTAGACTGTATTCCCGCAGGAAACTCTTCAGCTTCGTCTTGTTCTTGGTAACAAACTTCAGCGCCATTTTGGTGCCTACACAAATCAGATATAAACATGTAGGAGACATTTTAAACCCtcttcatatcatatcatatcatatcatatcatatcatatcatatctcaaatcaatattttactATCCAAAATATTCTAAGCGTTATCCAGGAACCACTTCAAAGTGAATTTAGAGGTGTTGCCTAATATTCTAAGGGAGTGGAGACATTTCCAACTACATAACCCCGTCTTGTAACAGCTGCTACATTCATTCATATAAACATGTACAATGAATGAATCTCACCTCCATTACACATGTACAACCAGCTGCTCACGATTATAGCTGAGGCTCTTTAGTGTGCACGCAGCACTCTTAATCTCCAATGCCCTCTCAGCCTCTCAGCCTCCCTCTGCACTACTTTACAGTGCTTAGTTATACTGCTTTCAGACTAAGCCAGCTCTCtaac
Above is a window of Lates calcarifer isolate ASB-BC8 linkage group LG23, TLL_Latcal_v3, whole genome shotgun sequence DNA encoding:
- the sbk1 gene encoding LOW QUALITY PROTEIN: serine/threonine-protein kinase SBK1 (The sequence of the model RefSeq protein was modified relative to this genomic sequence to represent the inferred CDS: deleted 1 base in 1 codon), whose translation is MQDHGGERQVASSLPHSVKASLSLSPSGPGRVGSGGGSPTSKMGYCGGVPVEDMQALAITSLSAADVAKQYEHIRELGKGTYGKVDLVAHRTQGTKMALKFVTKNKTKLKSFLREYSLTGSLSCSPFIIKVLDVLFETEDSYVFGQEYAPAGDLFDIIPPQVGLPEEMVKRCMQQLGLALDFMHSKNLVHRDVKPENVLLFDRECRRIKLADFGMTRRVGCRVKRVSGTIPYTAPEVCRASRAEGFLVTTSLDVWAFGVLVFCMLTGNFPWEAALPADAFYEEFRRWQKAGCPVGTYPSQWRRFTDDALRMFQRLLAAEPEKRCGVKDVFCFVKYELVSELRRRASCRAKRGERSSSGVCTGSCTSSSTSTSSRSSHRHPEPSTPPGTSCLRPAPLKRSVLSDPLSPREESGQHQSPGRDKNKSQMVMATAIEICV